One window from the genome of Elaeis guineensis isolate ETL-2024a chromosome 5, EG11, whole genome shotgun sequence encodes:
- the LOC105045247 gene encoding sucrose nonfermenting 4-like protein isoform X5 yields the protein MFPPGTNPSQDATGASGGVLIPTRFVWPYGGRRVLLTGSFTRWTDHILMSPVEGCPSVFQTMWNLTPGVHQATSSGGALQETTSRISESDIEVIAFDVNLPVKHAFHILYEQGIPVAPLWNSYRGQFVGVLSALDFILILKQVHMEHCFSQLGNHGSNLTEEELETHTISAWKEAKQQLSRQMDPCGRTFQRRLIYAGPSDSLKDVALKILQNEVSTVPIIHSSSLDGSFPQLLHIASLSGILKCICRYFRHCSGSLPILQQPICTIPFGTWVPKIGESNGRLLAMLRPNATLGAALSLLVQAGVSSIPIVDDNDSLLDTYSRSDVTALAKDRAYAKIHLDEMQIHQALQLGQDASAPYGFFNGQRCQMCLHSDTLQKVMERLANPGVRRVIIVEAGSKRVEGIISLSDVFRFLLG from the exons ATGTTTCCCCCCGGGACAAATCCTTCACAAGATGCAACTGGAGCCTCAGGTGGGGTGCTAATTCCAACACGGTTTGTATGGCCTTATGGGGGGAGAAGGGTCCTTCTCACTGGCTCTTTCACAAG GTGGACTGACCATATACTGATGTCTCCTGTGGAAGGTTGTCCTTCTGTATTTCAAACTATGTGGAACTTGACCCCCGGCGTCCACCAG GCCACGTCATCAGGTGGTGCCCTGCAGGAGACAACTTCGAGGATATCGGAGTCTGATATAGAG GTCATTGCTTTTGATGTTAATTTGCCTGTAAAGCACGCATTTCATATACTCTATGAGCAG GGAATTCCTGTGGCTCCTTTATGGAACTCATACCGGGGGCAATTTGTTGGAGTGCTGAGTGCATTGGACTTTATATTAATTCTGAAACAGGTGCATATGGAACATTGTTTCTCACAG CTTGGTAATCATGGCTCAAATCTAACAGAGGAGGAGCTCGAAACTCACACAATATCTGCTTGGAAGGAGGCAAAACAACAACTCAGTAGGCAAATGGATCCATGTGGAAGAACATTTCAGAGGCGGCTAATCTAT GCTGGCCCCTCTGATTCACTGAAAGATGTTGCTTTGAAGATTTTGCAAAATGAGGTTTCGACTGTTCCAAtcattcattcatcatcattggatGGGTCGTTTCCTCAGCTGCTGCATATCGCATCCCTTTCAGGAATACTCAAAT GTATTTGCAGGTACTTTAGGCATTGTTCTGGTTCTTTACCCATTTTGCAACAACCTATATGTACTATTCCTTTTGGCACATGGGTCCCAAAAATTGGGGAATCAAATGGGAGACTGTTGGCAATGCTGAGACCCAATGCGACACTTGGTGCTGCCCTATCTCTGTTAGTGCAAG CTGGAGTTAGTTCAATACCAATAGTTGATGACAATGACTCTTTGCTGGATACATATTCTAGAAG TGATGTTACAGCTTTGGCTAAAGATAGAGCTTATGCAAAGATTCACCTTGATGAAATGCAAATTCACCAG GCACTGCAACTTGGACAAGATGCAAGCGCTCCATATGGATTCTTCAATGGGCAGCGATGCCAGATGTGTCTTCATTCTGATACTCTGCAGAAAGTGATGGAGCGGTTGGCAAATCCTG GGGTCCGGCGTGTTATCATCGTGGAAGCTGGAAGCAAGCGTGTAGAAGGCATTATTTCGCTGAGTGATGTATTCAGATTCTTGCTTGGTTAA
- the LOC105045247 gene encoding sucrose nonfermenting 4-like protein isoform X4 → MFPPGTNPSQDATGASGGVLIPTRFVWPYGGRRVLLTGSFTRWTDHILMSPVEGCPSVFQTMWNLTPGVHQATSSGGALQETTSRISESDIEVSRHRISSFLSTHNAYQLLPESGKVIAFDVNLPVKHAFHILYEQGIPVAPLWNSYRGQFVGVLSALDFILILKQVHMEHCFSQLGNHGSNLTEEELETHTISAWKEAKQQLSRQMDPCGRTFQRRLIYAGPSDSLKDVALKILQNEVSTVPIIHSSSLDGSFPQLLHIASLSGILKCICRYFRHCSGSLPILQQPICTIPFGTWVPKIGESNGRLLAMLRPNATLGAALSLLVQAGVSSIPIVDDNDSLLDTYSRSDVTALAKDRAYAKIHLDEMQIHQALQLGQDASAPYGFFNGQRCQMCLHSDTLQKVMERLANPGVRRVIIVEAGSKRVEGIISLSDVFRFLLG, encoded by the exons ATGTTTCCCCCCGGGACAAATCCTTCACAAGATGCAACTGGAGCCTCAGGTGGGGTGCTAATTCCAACACGGTTTGTATGGCCTTATGGGGGGAGAAGGGTCCTTCTCACTGGCTCTTTCACAAG GTGGACTGACCATATACTGATGTCTCCTGTGGAAGGTTGTCCTTCTGTATTTCAAACTATGTGGAACTTGACCCCCGGCGTCCACCAG GCCACGTCATCAGGTGGTGCCCTGCAGGAGACAACTTCGAGGATATCGGAGTCTGATATAGAGGTCTCTCGCCATCGTATTTCTTCATTCTTGTCCACCCATAATGCCTATCAGTTGCTTCCAGAGTCAGGGAAG GTCATTGCTTTTGATGTTAATTTGCCTGTAAAGCACGCATTTCATATACTCTATGAGCAG GGAATTCCTGTGGCTCCTTTATGGAACTCATACCGGGGGCAATTTGTTGGAGTGCTGAGTGCATTGGACTTTATATTAATTCTGAAACAGGTGCATATGGAACATTGTTTCTCACAG CTTGGTAATCATGGCTCAAATCTAACAGAGGAGGAGCTCGAAACTCACACAATATCTGCTTGGAAGGAGGCAAAACAACAACTCAGTAGGCAAATGGATCCATGTGGAAGAACATTTCAGAGGCGGCTAATCTAT GCTGGCCCCTCTGATTCACTGAAAGATGTTGCTTTGAAGATTTTGCAAAATGAGGTTTCGACTGTTCCAAtcattcattcatcatcattggatGGGTCGTTTCCTCAGCTGCTGCATATCGCATCCCTTTCAGGAATACTCAAAT GTATTTGCAGGTACTTTAGGCATTGTTCTGGTTCTTTACCCATTTTGCAACAACCTATATGTACTATTCCTTTTGGCACATGGGTCCCAAAAATTGGGGAATCAAATGGGAGACTGTTGGCAATGCTGAGACCCAATGCGACACTTGGTGCTGCCCTATCTCTGTTAGTGCAAG CTGGAGTTAGTTCAATACCAATAGTTGATGACAATGACTCTTTGCTGGATACATATTCTAGAAG TGATGTTACAGCTTTGGCTAAAGATAGAGCTTATGCAAAGATTCACCTTGATGAAATGCAAATTCACCAG GCACTGCAACTTGGACAAGATGCAAGCGCTCCATATGGATTCTTCAATGGGCAGCGATGCCAGATGTGTCTTCATTCTGATACTCTGCAGAAAGTGATGGAGCGGTTGGCAAATCCTG GGGTCCGGCGTGTTATCATCGTGGAAGCTGGAAGCAAGCGTGTAGAAGGCATTATTTCGCTGAGTGATGTATTCAGATTCTTGCTTGGTTAA
- the LOC105045247 gene encoding sucrose nonfermenting 4-like protein isoform X3, with translation MFPPGTNPSQDATGASGGVLIPTRFVWPYGGRRVLLTGSFTRWTDHILMSPVEGCPSVFQTMWNLTPGVHQYKFCVDGEWRHDEQQPFVVGNYGTVNTLLLAWELDPRPAVSSPEAPDSRRNMDVDYETFQRVATSSGGALQETTSRISESDIEVIAFDVNLPVKHAFHILYEQGIPVAPLWNSYRGQFVGVLSALDFILILKQVHMEHCFSQLGNHGSNLTEEELETHTISAWKEAKQQLSRQMDPCGRTFQRRLIYAGPSDSLKDVALKILQNEVSTVPIIHSSSLDGSFPQLLHIASLSGILKCICRYFRHCSGSLPILQQPICTIPFGTWVPKIGESNGRLLAMLRPNATLGAALSLLVQAGVSSIPIVDDNDSLLDTYSRSDVTALAKDRAYAKIHLDEMQIHQALQLGQDASAPYGFFNGQRCQMCLHSDTLQKVMERLANPGVRRVIIVEAGSKRVEGIISLSDVFRFLLG, from the exons ATGTTTCCCCCCGGGACAAATCCTTCACAAGATGCAACTGGAGCCTCAGGTGGGGTGCTAATTCCAACACGGTTTGTATGGCCTTATGGGGGGAGAAGGGTCCTTCTCACTGGCTCTTTCACAAG GTGGACTGACCATATACTGATGTCTCCTGTGGAAGGTTGTCCTTCTGTATTTCAAACTATGTGGAACTTGACCCCCGGCGTCCACCAG TATAAGTTCTGTGTTGATGGGGAATGGCGGCATGATGAGCAGCAACCTTTTGTGGTGGGAAATTATGGGACAGTAAACACGTTGCTTCTTGCATGGGAACTTGATCCAAGACCTGCAGTCTCAAGCCCTGAGGCACCTGACAGCAGAAGGAACATGGATGTGGACTATGAAACCTTCCAACGTGTG GCCACGTCATCAGGTGGTGCCCTGCAGGAGACAACTTCGAGGATATCGGAGTCTGATATAGAG GTCATTGCTTTTGATGTTAATTTGCCTGTAAAGCACGCATTTCATATACTCTATGAGCAG GGAATTCCTGTGGCTCCTTTATGGAACTCATACCGGGGGCAATTTGTTGGAGTGCTGAGTGCATTGGACTTTATATTAATTCTGAAACAGGTGCATATGGAACATTGTTTCTCACAG CTTGGTAATCATGGCTCAAATCTAACAGAGGAGGAGCTCGAAACTCACACAATATCTGCTTGGAAGGAGGCAAAACAACAACTCAGTAGGCAAATGGATCCATGTGGAAGAACATTTCAGAGGCGGCTAATCTAT GCTGGCCCCTCTGATTCACTGAAAGATGTTGCTTTGAAGATTTTGCAAAATGAGGTTTCGACTGTTCCAAtcattcattcatcatcattggatGGGTCGTTTCCTCAGCTGCTGCATATCGCATCCCTTTCAGGAATACTCAAAT GTATTTGCAGGTACTTTAGGCATTGTTCTGGTTCTTTACCCATTTTGCAACAACCTATATGTACTATTCCTTTTGGCACATGGGTCCCAAAAATTGGGGAATCAAATGGGAGACTGTTGGCAATGCTGAGACCCAATGCGACACTTGGTGCTGCCCTATCTCTGTTAGTGCAAG CTGGAGTTAGTTCAATACCAATAGTTGATGACAATGACTCTTTGCTGGATACATATTCTAGAAG TGATGTTACAGCTTTGGCTAAAGATAGAGCTTATGCAAAGATTCACCTTGATGAAATGCAAATTCACCAG GCACTGCAACTTGGACAAGATGCAAGCGCTCCATATGGATTCTTCAATGGGCAGCGATGCCAGATGTGTCTTCATTCTGATACTCTGCAGAAAGTGATGGAGCGGTTGGCAAATCCTG GGGTCCGGCGTGTTATCATCGTGGAAGCTGGAAGCAAGCGTGTAGAAGGCATTATTTCGCTGAGTGATGTATTCAGATTCTTGCTTGGTTAA
- the LOC105045247 gene encoding sucrose nonfermenting 4-like protein isoform X1 codes for MFPPGTNPSQDATGASGGVLIPTRFVWPYGGRRVLLTGSFTRWTDHILMSPVEGCPSVFQTMWNLTPGVHQYKFCVDGEWRHDEQQPFVVGNYGTVNTLLLAWELDPRPAVSSPEAPDSRRNMDVDYETFQRVATSSGGALQETTSRISESDIEVSRHRISSFLSTHNAYQLLPESGKVIAFDVNLPVKHAFHILYEQGIPVAPLWNSYRGQFVGVLSALDFILILKQVHMEHCFSQLGNHGSNLTEEELETHTISAWKEAKQQLSRQMDPCGRTFQRRLIYAGPSDSLKDVALKILQNEVSTVPIIHSSSLDGSFPQLLHIASLSGILKCICRYFRHCSGSLPILQQPICTIPFGTWVPKIGESNGRLLAMLRPNATLGAALSLLVQAGVSSIPIVDDNDSLLDTYSRSDVTALAKDRAYAKIHLDEMQIHQALQLGQDASAPYGFFNGQRCQMCLHSDTLQKVMERLANPGVRRVIIVEAGSKRVEGIISLSDVFRFLLG; via the exons ATGTTTCCCCCCGGGACAAATCCTTCACAAGATGCAACTGGAGCCTCAGGTGGGGTGCTAATTCCAACACGGTTTGTATGGCCTTATGGGGGGAGAAGGGTCCTTCTCACTGGCTCTTTCACAAG GTGGACTGACCATATACTGATGTCTCCTGTGGAAGGTTGTCCTTCTGTATTTCAAACTATGTGGAACTTGACCCCCGGCGTCCACCAG TATAAGTTCTGTGTTGATGGGGAATGGCGGCATGATGAGCAGCAACCTTTTGTGGTGGGAAATTATGGGACAGTAAACACGTTGCTTCTTGCATGGGAACTTGATCCAAGACCTGCAGTCTCAAGCCCTGAGGCACCTGACAGCAGAAGGAACATGGATGTGGACTATGAAACCTTCCAACGTGTG GCCACGTCATCAGGTGGTGCCCTGCAGGAGACAACTTCGAGGATATCGGAGTCTGATATAGAGGTCTCTCGCCATCGTATTTCTTCATTCTTGTCCACCCATAATGCCTATCAGTTGCTTCCAGAGTCAGGGAAG GTCATTGCTTTTGATGTTAATTTGCCTGTAAAGCACGCATTTCATATACTCTATGAGCAG GGAATTCCTGTGGCTCCTTTATGGAACTCATACCGGGGGCAATTTGTTGGAGTGCTGAGTGCATTGGACTTTATATTAATTCTGAAACAGGTGCATATGGAACATTGTTTCTCACAG CTTGGTAATCATGGCTCAAATCTAACAGAGGAGGAGCTCGAAACTCACACAATATCTGCTTGGAAGGAGGCAAAACAACAACTCAGTAGGCAAATGGATCCATGTGGAAGAACATTTCAGAGGCGGCTAATCTAT GCTGGCCCCTCTGATTCACTGAAAGATGTTGCTTTGAAGATTTTGCAAAATGAGGTTTCGACTGTTCCAAtcattcattcatcatcattggatGGGTCGTTTCCTCAGCTGCTGCATATCGCATCCCTTTCAGGAATACTCAAAT GTATTTGCAGGTACTTTAGGCATTGTTCTGGTTCTTTACCCATTTTGCAACAACCTATATGTACTATTCCTTTTGGCACATGGGTCCCAAAAATTGGGGAATCAAATGGGAGACTGTTGGCAATGCTGAGACCCAATGCGACACTTGGTGCTGCCCTATCTCTGTTAGTGCAAG CTGGAGTTAGTTCAATACCAATAGTTGATGACAATGACTCTTTGCTGGATACATATTCTAGAAG TGATGTTACAGCTTTGGCTAAAGATAGAGCTTATGCAAAGATTCACCTTGATGAAATGCAAATTCACCAG GCACTGCAACTTGGACAAGATGCAAGCGCTCCATATGGATTCTTCAATGGGCAGCGATGCCAGATGTGTCTTCATTCTGATACTCTGCAGAAAGTGATGGAGCGGTTGGCAAATCCTG GGGTCCGGCGTGTTATCATCGTGGAAGCTGGAAGCAAGCGTGTAGAAGGCATTATTTCGCTGAGTGATGTATTCAGATTCTTGCTTGGTTAA
- the LOC105045247 gene encoding sucrose nonfermenting 4-like protein isoform X2, with protein MFPPGTNPSQDATGASGGVLIPTRFVWPYGGRRVLLTGSFTRWTDHILMSPVEGCPSVFQTMWNLTPGVHQYKFCVDGEWRHDEQQPFVVGNYGTVNTLLLAWELDPRPAVSSPEAPDSRRNMDVDYETFQRVATSSGGALQETTSRISESDIEVSRHRISSFLSTHNAYQLLPESGKVIAFDVNLPVKHAFHILYEQGIPVAPLWNSYRGQFVGVLSALDFILILKQLGNHGSNLTEEELETHTISAWKEAKQQLSRQMDPCGRTFQRRLIYAGPSDSLKDVALKILQNEVSTVPIIHSSSLDGSFPQLLHIASLSGILKCICRYFRHCSGSLPILQQPICTIPFGTWVPKIGESNGRLLAMLRPNATLGAALSLLVQAGVSSIPIVDDNDSLLDTYSRSDVTALAKDRAYAKIHLDEMQIHQALQLGQDASAPYGFFNGQRCQMCLHSDTLQKVMERLANPGVRRVIIVEAGSKRVEGIISLSDVFRFLLG; from the exons ATGTTTCCCCCCGGGACAAATCCTTCACAAGATGCAACTGGAGCCTCAGGTGGGGTGCTAATTCCAACACGGTTTGTATGGCCTTATGGGGGGAGAAGGGTCCTTCTCACTGGCTCTTTCACAAG GTGGACTGACCATATACTGATGTCTCCTGTGGAAGGTTGTCCTTCTGTATTTCAAACTATGTGGAACTTGACCCCCGGCGTCCACCAG TATAAGTTCTGTGTTGATGGGGAATGGCGGCATGATGAGCAGCAACCTTTTGTGGTGGGAAATTATGGGACAGTAAACACGTTGCTTCTTGCATGGGAACTTGATCCAAGACCTGCAGTCTCAAGCCCTGAGGCACCTGACAGCAGAAGGAACATGGATGTGGACTATGAAACCTTCCAACGTGTG GCCACGTCATCAGGTGGTGCCCTGCAGGAGACAACTTCGAGGATATCGGAGTCTGATATAGAGGTCTCTCGCCATCGTATTTCTTCATTCTTGTCCACCCATAATGCCTATCAGTTGCTTCCAGAGTCAGGGAAG GTCATTGCTTTTGATGTTAATTTGCCTGTAAAGCACGCATTTCATATACTCTATGAGCAG GGAATTCCTGTGGCTCCTTTATGGAACTCATACCGGGGGCAATTTGTTGGAGTGCTGAGTGCATTGGACTTTATATTAATTCTGAAACAG CTTGGTAATCATGGCTCAAATCTAACAGAGGAGGAGCTCGAAACTCACACAATATCTGCTTGGAAGGAGGCAAAACAACAACTCAGTAGGCAAATGGATCCATGTGGAAGAACATTTCAGAGGCGGCTAATCTAT GCTGGCCCCTCTGATTCACTGAAAGATGTTGCTTTGAAGATTTTGCAAAATGAGGTTTCGACTGTTCCAAtcattcattcatcatcattggatGGGTCGTTTCCTCAGCTGCTGCATATCGCATCCCTTTCAGGAATACTCAAAT GTATTTGCAGGTACTTTAGGCATTGTTCTGGTTCTTTACCCATTTTGCAACAACCTATATGTACTATTCCTTTTGGCACATGGGTCCCAAAAATTGGGGAATCAAATGGGAGACTGTTGGCAATGCTGAGACCCAATGCGACACTTGGTGCTGCCCTATCTCTGTTAGTGCAAG CTGGAGTTAGTTCAATACCAATAGTTGATGACAATGACTCTTTGCTGGATACATATTCTAGAAG TGATGTTACAGCTTTGGCTAAAGATAGAGCTTATGCAAAGATTCACCTTGATGAAATGCAAATTCACCAG GCACTGCAACTTGGACAAGATGCAAGCGCTCCATATGGATTCTTCAATGGGCAGCGATGCCAGATGTGTCTTCATTCTGATACTCTGCAGAAAGTGATGGAGCGGTTGGCAAATCCTG GGGTCCGGCGTGTTATCATCGTGGAAGCTGGAAGCAAGCGTGTAGAAGGCATTATTTCGCTGAGTGATGTATTCAGATTCTTGCTTGGTTAA